A segment of the Halovivax limisalsi genome:
TCGTCGGGATGAACCTCGCGGTGTCGGGGGCGATCTTCCAGGCGATCACGCGCAACGAACTCGCGAGTCCGTTCATCCTCGGCGTCTCCTCGGGCGCCGGCCTGATGATCCTGCTGGCGCTCGTGGCGATCCCCTCGTTCGTCCTGGCGGTTCCGTTCGTCGCCGCGACCGGAGCGCAGGAGAACCCGCTGGGCTGGGCGGCGTTCGGCGCGTGGATCCTCGGGCTCGCGGTCGCCTGGCGGTACGGGCTCGGGCGGCGACGGATGCTCGCCGCGGGGCTGCTCGGGCTCGTCGGGCTCGCGGTCGCGTTCGTCGCCGTCCCCGGCGTCAGCCCGCCGGTCGGGATCGAGTCGTTGTCGGTCACGGTCTCGTCGTTACTGCCGATACTCGCCGCCCTCGGGGGCGCGGTCGCGTTCCTCGTCGTCTACGCGATCGCCTGGAAGAACGGTACGTCGCCCGTCCGGCTGGTGCTCGCGGGCGTGATCGTCGGCACCTTCTTCGGGAGCCTCCAGACGGCGCTGTTCTACTTCGCCGACGACATCGGGGTCGTCCAGTCTGCGATCGCGTGGACGACGGGATCGCTGACGGGGACCGACTGGGAGCAGGTGCGCCTCGCACTCCCGTGGTCGATCGTCGCGATGGTGCTCGCCCTCGCCGGGGCCCGCCAGTGCAACGTGCTGTTGCTCGGCGAGCGCACCGCCAGATCGCTGGGGATGTCGATCGAGAAGGTCCGATTCGCGCTCTCGGGCGTCGCCGTGCTGGCGGCCGCCGCGAGCATCGCCGTCGCGGGCATCGTCGGGTTCGTCGGGCTGATCGTGCCCCACATGGTCCGCAACCTCGTCGGCAGCGATTACAAGAAGGTGATCGTCGGCTGTCTGTTCGTCGGACCGGCGCTGCTGGTTTCGGCCGACGTCGGCGCTCGGTTGGGACTGAGCGTCCTCATGGATACCGATCGCCAGGTGCCGGTCGGCATCGTCACGGGGCTCGTCGGCGGGCCGTACTTCCTCTACCTCATGCGAAAGCAAGAGCACATGGGCCAGATCTGATCCGAGGGCCGACACGACACGCCGGACGGCACCGGTCAGGCCGACGGGATTGCTCGACGCGGGGCCGTCGCCGGTACGGATCGTCGCCGCCCGCCGCGACTCGTCGTGGCGTTAATTGTCCGATCGAAATCGGAGGAATTACATAGTTTTAGGTGAGCCTAAAAATATGGAACGGACGGGGGGATGTGACCGCGGACGGACGCGACGGACGGCGATCAGGTACTGCG
Coding sequences within it:
- a CDS encoding FecCD family ABC transporter permease produces the protein MHNETAAGGTTQPGTRDTRRFAWLLDPKLLTTVLVSSVVVALAGLVQVSFGAYSMTMGQAWGAVVDPTVLFDQQAWSAFLLGGEVPEMDPGTLIVWNIRLPRVFVAVIVGMNLAVSGAIFQAITRNELASPFILGVSSGAGLMILLALVAIPSFVLAVPFVAATGAQENPLGWAAFGAWILGLAVAWRYGLGRRRMLAAGLLGLVGLAVAFVAVPGVSPPVGIESLSVTVSSLLPILAALGGAVAFLVVYAIAWKNGTSPVRLVLAGVIVGTFFGSLQTALFYFADDIGVVQSAIAWTTGSLTGTDWEQVRLALPWSIVAMVLALAGARQCNVLLLGERTARSLGMSIEKVRFALSGVAVLAAAASIAVAGIVGFVGLIVPHMVRNLVGSDYKKVIVGCLFVGPALLVSADVGARLGLSVLMDTDRQVPVGIVTGLVGGPYFLYLMRKQEHMGQI